A single region of the Bifidobacterium asteroides DSM 20089 genome encodes:
- a CDS encoding SPFH domain-containing protein, producing the protein MAVFKHNSNEAAFADGEKHFVDIIKNRSDNDTLIFKNPEEDFNNGTTLVVGPGEKAIFVYQGTIEQIFDPGSYTLTSANYPFISRLRNSLSGGVSSFHSLVYFVRTATSREIKWGTQTPIKVYDKALADQFQGIGVETEVRARGAYRIKVDDCGIFLTQLIGNNYDLTNQESITDYFRNQFLGHIISILTTELTKWEGPLISVPANAVTYAKTIENEIAPIAAEYGMKVLNFSISAIDIVDNEARQEAQELVSKNREQFYGRMAQGQGEAAYAQGQQSAYETYGTNYQQAQVLNAMNGAASNPGSEGGALLGAGMGLTMGAGMGQVIPNMVNQTMGQAQAAPEPAAADPVERLSRLKEMLSKELISQEEYEAKKADILKEM; encoded by the coding sequence ATGGCTGTATTCAAGCACAACTCCAATGAAGCCGCTTTTGCAGATGGTGAGAAGCACTTTGTCGACATCATCAAGAACCGTTCAGATAACGACACGCTCATATTCAAAAACCCCGAGGAAGACTTCAACAACGGAACCACCTTGGTGGTAGGTCCCGGAGAAAAAGCCATCTTTGTCTATCAGGGTACAATCGAGCAGATTTTCGATCCAGGTAGCTATACCCTGACCAGTGCCAATTATCCCTTTATATCCCGCCTGCGGAACAGCCTGTCCGGTGGAGTCTCTTCGTTCCATTCGCTGGTCTATTTCGTACGTACAGCGACCAGCAGGGAAATCAAATGGGGTACACAGACGCCAATCAAGGTCTACGACAAGGCGCTCGCTGACCAATTCCAAGGGATCGGCGTCGAAACCGAGGTGAGGGCAAGAGGCGCATATCGTATCAAAGTGGACGATTGCGGCATCTTCCTCACTCAATTGATCGGCAATAACTATGATCTGACCAATCAGGAGTCGATTACCGACTACTTCCGCAATCAGTTCCTTGGCCATATCATTTCCATCCTGACCACTGAGCTGACCAAGTGGGAGGGGCCTCTTATCTCGGTGCCTGCCAATGCTGTAACCTATGCCAAGACCATCGAGAATGAAATCGCGCCCATTGCTGCTGAATACGGCATGAAAGTGCTGAACTTCAGCATTTCCGCAATTGACATCGTCGACAATGAAGCCAGGCAGGAAGCCCAGGAGCTGGTATCCAAGAACCGTGAGCAGTTCTATGGGCGTATGGCCCAGGGACAAGGCGAAGCAGCATATGCGCAGGGCCAGCAGTCTGCTTATGAGACTTATGGCACCAATTATCAGCAGGCTCAAGTTTTGAATGCCATGAATGGTGCCGCGTCCAATCCCGGCTCTGAGGGTGGGGCTCTGCTAGGGGCGGGCATGGGATTGACCATGGGTGCCGGCATGGGCCAGGTCATTCCCAACATGGTCAATCAGACGATGGGACAGGCGCAGGCAGCTCCTGAACCGGCTGCCGCCGACCCCGTAGAGCGGTTGAGCAGGCTGAAGGAAATGCTGTCGAAAGAGCTTATTTCCCAAGAGGAGTATGAGGCTAAAAAAGCCGACATACTCAAGGAAATGTAG
- a CDS encoding zinc ribbon domain-containing protein — protein sequence MPSVDSDIVCPGCGAPLSASSKQCPYCGRPVVVTSLNFKQVRRATYKDSARFLDKYQEVLKDSPNDPKVLASLGYVLFDRGQYQEAAENLEKAVENGSNDSDVLFHIALSRFKSQKPFKIKLKEAESIMATLDSAIEMNPHPQYLCAKSLLIKRLFEQRYIRYSQSSKEVMEAAKQGGLTDSDSQEMNELLMK from the coding sequence ATGCCGTCGGTTGATTCGGATATCGTGTGCCCCGGCTGCGGGGCACCGCTTTCGGCTTCGAGCAAGCAATGTCCTTATTGTGGAAGACCTGTTGTTGTAACTTCGTTGAACTTTAAACAGGTTCGTCGAGCCACTTATAAGGACTCGGCACGATTCCTCGATAAGTACCAGGAGGTGCTGAAGGATTCGCCCAATGATCCGAAAGTGCTGGCTTCATTGGGGTATGTCCTTTTTGACAGGGGCCAATACCAAGAAGCCGCTGAGAACTTGGAAAAGGCTGTGGAAAATGGTTCCAACGATTCCGACGTTCTTTTCCATATCGCATTAAGCAGGTTCAAGTCTCAAAAACCGTTCAAGATAAAGCTCAAAGAGGCGGAGTCGATAATGGCGACTCTGGATTCCGCGATTGAGATGAATCCACATCCCCAGTATCTGTGTGCGAAATCATTATTGATCAAACGACTTTTTGAGCAGCGCTACATCAGGTATTCGCAATCATCCAAGGAGGTGATGGAAGCGGCCAAGCAAGGGGGACTGACCGATTCCGACAGCCAAGAGATGAACGAATTGTTGATGAAGTGA
- a CDS encoding MFS transporter, which translates to MAEDDKISAADSGHHNQERRDRQTAKQLKKQQAAEKRRARKQNPKPHRGWSERLHLTDINVVDRSTLKRAIAGTVVGNFMEWYDVGVYGYLAVTIGRVFLSDASDAVQRLFSLGVFAVTFVARPLGGVVLGQLGDKIGRQRILAFTLLSMSAATLLIGLLPSYAAVGPLAPILLILLKLIQGFSTGGEYAGASTMVTEYSPDRHRGFFASLLDVGSYLGYAFGAALVSLLEFSISPQAMLAWGWRIPFIIALPLAAIAVYFRAKVQDTPAFRQAQDASDEKTKSQHKSLLDLIRGYWRELLMAFILVAAANTLSYTLTAYMPTYLSGTLHYNTAQANLLSLPVLLMVACCIPITGALSDRFGRKKVLFMGAFTGLCLSLPAFRLLEHETTGAVFGGLVLLAIPVIFFVANLASTLPALFPTASRYGGMGLSYNLAVAVFGGTAPVIMEGLVTATGKSLAPAYWIMFTSTCGLVTVLFLAETARRPMPGTLPTVLNRQEARDLVATQDRNPDLDVKTIIKDAEESGVRKTPKKLAAEARKLLGIPRSGAKNKK; encoded by the coding sequence ATGGCAGAGGACGATAAAATTTCGGCTGCTGACAGCGGCCATCACAATCAGGAACGGCGCGATAGGCAGACAGCCAAGCAACTGAAGAAGCAGCAGGCCGCGGAAAAGCGCAGGGCCCGCAAACAGAATCCCAAACCGCACCGGGGCTGGAGCGAGCGCCTGCATCTGACCGACATCAACGTGGTGGACAGGTCCACCCTCAAGCGGGCCATCGCCGGCACCGTGGTCGGCAACTTCATGGAATGGTATGACGTAGGGGTCTACGGCTACCTGGCGGTGACCATCGGCCGCGTCTTCCTGTCCGACGCATCCGATGCCGTGCAGCGGCTCTTCTCTTTGGGTGTTTTCGCTGTCACCTTCGTCGCACGGCCTCTGGGCGGCGTGGTCCTGGGCCAGCTGGGCGACAAGATCGGCCGTCAGCGCATTTTGGCCTTCACCCTGCTGAGCATGTCCGCAGCCACCCTGCTGATCGGCCTTCTACCCAGCTATGCGGCCGTCGGTCCGCTGGCACCTATTCTGCTTATCCTGCTCAAGCTGATCCAAGGCTTCTCCACAGGCGGCGAGTATGCGGGCGCCTCGACCATGGTCACCGAATACTCACCGGATCGGCATCGCGGCTTCTTCGCCTCCTTGCTGGATGTGGGATCCTACCTGGGCTACGCCTTCGGAGCAGCCTTGGTCTCCTTGTTGGAGTTCTCCATCTCCCCGCAGGCCATGCTGGCCTGGGGCTGGCGAATCCCCTTCATCATCGCCCTGCCGCTGGCCGCCATCGCGGTCTACTTCCGGGCCAAGGTCCAGGACACCCCTGCTTTCCGTCAAGCCCAGGATGCCAGCGACGAGAAGACCAAGAGCCAGCACAAGAGCCTGCTGGACCTGATCCGGGGCTATTGGCGGGAACTGCTCATGGCCTTCATCCTGGTGGCCGCGGCCAACACCCTGAGCTACACGCTGACCGCCTACATGCCCACCTACTTGTCGGGCACCCTGCACTACAACACAGCCCAGGCCAACCTGCTCTCCCTGCCGGTCCTGCTCATGGTGGCCTGCTGCATCCCCATCACCGGAGCCCTTTCCGACCGCTTTGGCCGCAAGAAGGTGCTGTTTATGGGAGCATTCACTGGACTCTGCCTGTCCCTGCCCGCTTTCCGACTGTTGGAGCACGAAACCACGGGCGCCGTTTTCGGCGGATTGGTTCTGCTGGCCATCCCGGTCATCTTCTTCGTGGCCAACCTGGCCTCCACCTTGCCGGCCCTCTTCCCCACTGCCTCCCGTTACGGCGGCATGGGGCTGTCATACAACCTGGCTGTAGCCGTCTTCGGCGGAACCGCGCCTGTCATCATGGAAGGGCTGGTGACCGCGACCGGCAAGTCCCTGGCACCTGCCTACTGGATCATGTTCACCTCGACCTGCGGTCTTGTTACCGTGCTCTTCCTGGCTGAGACCGCCCGGCGCCCCATGCCCGGCACCTTGCCCACTGTGCTCAACCGACAGGAGGCACGCGACCTGGTGGCCACCCAGGACCGCAATCCCGACCTGGATGTGAAGACCATCATCAAGGATGCCGAAGAGAGCGGAGTGCGCAAGACACCGAAAAAGCTGGCAGCAGAGGCACGCAAACTTCTGGGCATTCCCCGCTCCGGAGCCAAGAACAAAAAGTAG
- a CDS encoding DUF4186 domain-containing protein — translation MASSGSASVGADEAWIKGTLARLGHSRFRAGFSLSAKDRAYARAKGKDTIDRHAHEMLAKRVGPAHPLKDGKQTPYRGHPVFTAQHATATCCRGCIERWHHIPRGRALTDAEVDALARLVMAWIERDLVNHPVRSA, via the coding sequence ATGGCCAGCAGCGGATCAGCGTCGGTTGGGGCAGATGAGGCCTGGATTAAGGGCACTCTTGCCAGATTGGGGCATTCGCGCTTCCGGGCCGGTTTCTCCCTGTCAGCCAAGGACCGCGCCTACGCCCGCGCCAAGGGCAAGGATACCATCGATCGCCACGCCCATGAGATGCTGGCCAAGCGTGTGGGGCCGGCCCATCCGCTGAAGGACGGCAAACAGACCCCCTACCGCGGGCATCCGGTTTTCACGGCCCAGCATGCAACGGCCACCTGCTGCCGGGGGTGCATCGAGCGCTGGCACCACATCCCGCGTGGCAGGGCTCTGACCGATGCAGAGGTGGATGCCCTGGCCAGGCTGGTCATGGCCTGGATCGAGCGCGATTTGGTCAATCATCCGGTTCGCTCGGCCTGA
- a CDS encoding class I SAM-dependent methyltransferase, with protein MAKSKMTVAEMIGLFLTPDAPVQVTAFDGSVFGQDQAPLHLEVKNSRAMYYITENPNDLGLARAYLQGDLDSPELLPGNPYQVLKELMGLKHFVKHPSKMELARAAGAVFSHGVRVPEPPAIEGPSLAKRLSEGIRPHTRRGDAATVSYHYDQSNDFYRLFLGSSMTYTCAVFEKADGSLEDAQWHKLNMVLDKMHLNKGDRLLDVGCGWGSMAIAAARRGIHVIGVTLAEEQVEWAQNWIRQEGLQDLAEVRLMDYRDVPESGFDGICSIGMMEHVGYKQYPSYFKEMMDKLRPGGILLNHQITRTNSHDHKRAGGFIDRYIFPDGELASPAEIELAIQDTGFEVITQENLRQHYALTLKHWTENLQEHWGQAKPMVGEPKARLWGLYMAGARLNFELDNIQIHQFQCIKPDPETGTDTYPLRPWWDR; from the coding sequence ATGGCCAAAAGCAAGATGACTGTAGCCGAGATGATCGGGCTCTTCCTCACCCCTGACGCGCCTGTGCAGGTGACCGCCTTCGATGGGTCGGTCTTCGGGCAGGACCAAGCGCCACTGCATCTGGAAGTCAAGAATTCCCGTGCCATGTACTACATCACGGAAAATCCCAACGACCTGGGTCTGGCCCGCGCCTACCTGCAGGGCGATCTGGACTCTCCCGAGCTGCTGCCAGGCAACCCATACCAGGTTCTCAAGGAACTGATGGGTCTCAAGCACTTCGTCAAGCATCCCAGCAAGATGGAGCTGGCCCGGGCCGCAGGAGCTGTCTTCTCTCACGGAGTGCGCGTGCCCGAGCCACCGGCCATCGAAGGGCCCTCGCTGGCCAAGCGACTATCTGAGGGCATCCGTCCCCACACCCGCCGGGGCGACGCAGCCACTGTCAGTTACCACTACGACCAGTCCAACGACTTCTATCGGCTCTTCCTGGGCTCCTCCATGACCTACACCTGTGCCGTCTTTGAGAAGGCGGACGGCAGCCTGGAGGACGCTCAGTGGCACAAGCTCAACATGGTCCTGGACAAGATGCACCTGAATAAGGGCGACCGTCTGCTGGACGTGGGCTGCGGCTGGGGCTCCATGGCAATAGCGGCCGCCCGCCGTGGCATTCACGTCATCGGCGTGACTCTGGCTGAGGAGCAGGTGGAGTGGGCCCAGAACTGGATTCGCCAGGAGGGTCTGCAGGATCTGGCCGAGGTCCGGCTGATGGATTATCGCGACGTGCCCGAGTCCGGCTTCGATGGAATCTGCTCCATCGGCATGATGGAGCATGTGGGCTACAAGCAGTACCCCTCCTACTTCAAGGAGATGATGGACAAGCTGCGTCCGGGCGGCATCCTGCTCAACCACCAGATCACCCGCACCAACTCCCACGACCACAAGCGGGCAGGCGGATTCATCGACCGCTACATCTTCCCCGACGGTGAGCTGGCCAGCCCGGCCGAGATCGAACTGGCCATCCAGGACACCGGCTTCGAGGTCATTACCCAGGAGAACCTGCGCCAGCACTATGCGCTGACCCTCAAGCACTGGACCGAGAACCTCCAGGAGCATTGGGGCCAGGCCAAGCCCATGGTGGGCGAGCCCAAGGCGCGTCTCTGGGGTCTGTACATGGCCGGCGCGCGGCTCAACTTCGAGCTCGACAACATTCAGATACACCAGTTCCAGTGCATCAAGCCCGATCCCGAGACCGGCACGGACACCTACCCGCTGCGGCCCTGGTGGGACCGATAG